DNA from Xanthomonas hyacinthi:
TGGCCGAAGAGGGCATCGCGCTGGAATCGCCGCAGGAACTGCGGCTGCTGCGCAAGGAGCCGTGAGCGCGGTGGACGGCATTTGCGACGTGTGCGGTCCCGGTGCGCTAATCGATCGGGAAAGCCTGGATTCCACTCATACGCTGAAGTTGAATGCGACCGAGATACGGGGCCGCGAACCGGTAAACAGATTGACCGAGTGCAGGAGCCAGGAAGGGAACATGACCAATGCGCCGCTCTCGGGGGCAATGGACGTCGTCAACCCTGCACTCAGGCAGCCTGCGATTCGGATCTTGAGTTCTGGATTGTAAAGAGACGGCATGACGCCTCTTGGGTCGAGAAACTGGAGTTCTCCGCCAGGATCCTGGCCATCGCCAGAACCATCATCCACCCAGTAGACGCCGGACCAGAATGCACCGGGATGGGCATGCTGGGCGTTCGAATCTCCGGCAGTGTTTACATTGGCCCATGCGTTTATTTTCCACTCGAAATCGGGCACGAGCAATCCGTGCTGCGGATGGTGGACGGCCGTCAACTCGTAGGCCAGATCCTTGGCGAACGATGTCAGTGCCATGGCTCCTTCGCCATGCCAGTTGTTGAAGTCCGCACTGGATTGCCATCCTCCCGAATTGCTGTGACGCACGCCGGTCGGGTTCTGGGCCCTGTTCCGATCGATTTCTTCTTTCAATACTTCATTCAGGAGTTCGGCTGCCGGGTGCGTGATCTGGGCGACGGGCGTGGCAAACAACCGGTGTATCTTGATCTGCTCAGGTTCAACGAGTTTTGGATAAG
Protein-coding regions in this window:
- a CDS encoding TIGR02466 family protein, producing the protein MMSPYPKLVEPEQIKIHRLFATPVAQITHPAAELLNEVLKEEIDRNRAQNPTGVRHSNSGGWQSSADFNNWHGEGAMALTSFAKDLAYELTAVHHPQHGLLVPDFEWKINAWANVNTAGDSNAQHAHPGAFWSGVYWVDDGSGDGQDPGGELQFLDPRGVMPSLYNPELKIRIAGCLSAGLTTSIAPESGALVMFPSWLLHSVNLFTGSRPRISVAFNFSV